In Prinia subflava isolate CZ2003 ecotype Zambia chromosome 8, Cam_Psub_1.2, whole genome shotgun sequence, the genomic window CCTGgggctcctgccacagctctggcagtTTCTTGCCCTTCACCAGGatcttttctttcagctgctgcaggaggcaggtCCAAACTCAGGGCTtggaggggacatggggacactgaggTGGGTGTGCAGGTGGCCTTACCTCTGGTGAGGGGAGATGCTGGGggtcctgcccctgcaggggctgtgtcagCAGCCTTTCCCCCAGGATGGCCTTCATGTGCCGGGCCATGGTggcctgctgctccagcccgcaGTGGTTCTCCAGGGACAGGATGACGGGGTAGGGGGATTTCTGGGCATGGGGATGGGCAGCCCTCAGCACCTGGCACCGGGCATACAGCACCCGGCACCCTAcagccagcacccagcaccccacacccggcacccagcaccccacacccagcacccagcaccccaCACCCGGCACTCAGCACCCCACACCCGGCACCCTAcagccagcacccagcacctcACACTTGGCACTCAGCACCCCACACCCAGCACCAGGCACACAGCACCCGACACCAGGCACTCAGCACTCAGCACCCCATACCCGGCACCCAGCACCCCACACCCGGCATTCAGCACCCTCAGGGCTGCCGGCCTGGCTCACCTCGAAGGCAGAGTCGCGGATGCTCTCGATGACGTCGCGGAAGAGGATTTTGGAGGTGAGGGTGTGCCCGTGGTAGACCACAGGCTCCCCGTCCGGGCCCTCCCAGCAGTCCAGCTCCACGCAGCGGCACCCTGCCCGCAGCGCCCTGCCACCACACCGGCACCTGATGAGTCCCTGTCACCCGTGAGCCACGGGACCTTCAGGGCTCTGCGGGACCAGGGACACCCACCTGACGTAGGCTTCGGTGCTGCTGGTGCCGCCGATCTGGGTGCGGGTCAGGTAGGTGTTGTGGGAGGAGGAGATGAAGTAGTGGCTCAGGGGCTGGCTCATGTCCTGGTGCACCTTGGTGTGCTCCTGGTTGAGGATGTCACCGGCAGCCGACAGCAGGTACATCATGAAGCCATCCAGCATCATCAGGTCCTGCCGCTTGGCTGCAGGACACGGTGGCAGGTGTCACAGAGGTGTCACAGGTGTTACAGCATGGTGCTGGCAGGGTGGCACCCTGGGGACTTTCCCCACTTGGAGGTCCCAGTGGTGCCAGGTTCACCCCTGACCTGGCACTGTGGCACTCAGGGGACCTGTAAGTTCCCTCGTGTCCCATCTCCATTCTGATGTCACTCATTCTGCTGTCACACACTCACTCTAGATGTGGCATGGTGACACCCATGAGGCGTGGAGGTTCCCTGTCCTCACCCTGATGTCCTCCCAGTGCCATGTCATCCCAGACCTGGCACCATGgcatccagaggaggccccCTTTGTGTCCCATCTGCCGTCTGATGTCATCCTCCTAGTGTTACATCTACCTTAAGGGTGCTACTGTGACATGGAGGTCCTTCATCCCTACCATGATGTCCCCTCTCCTCCTAGTGCTGTGTTCACCCTGGACCTGCCATGGTGGGACCCGAGGAAGACAGAAGTCCCTTAGCAGTGTCACATTCATACCAGAGCTGGCATCACACCACCCATGAGACATGGGAGTCTCATTCCCACCTTCAcaccccctgtccccacagtgtcacatCCACCAGGTACCAGCCAGGCCCTGTGTTGGATGGGGGGCACCCTGGGAATGGGCACCAGGACAGGAACAGAAGCCTTGGAGGACCCCACACCCATTTGGGGGGGTGATGCCACCAATCAGAGCCCCATCCCCATATCCATGCCCTCCCGTGGCTCCAGCAGTGCCCGTCCCACGGTCCCACACCTCACCATACCCTTCTCGTTGAGCTCGTAGGTGCGGATGATGGCGCGGGCCTGGCGCAGGCTGCAGTCCTCGCCCTGATCCCGCAGgaaatcctgcagctcctcgGCCGACAGGACCCGGTCCTCGCCCGAGTAGCGCCCGaagagctcctccagctccgGCCGCCGCAGCAGCCGCCGGCAGAACTCCTCCAGCTCGCGGCCCTCCAGGCGCTCGTTGCCCGAGTGGTCACACTCCTGATGGGACAGGCCAACCCCAGGgactgtcccctccctgtgtgGATGGGGTACAGCCACCCCCTGCCTTGTGCTGCCTGtcccctggagctggcagtgcacGTGGGATGAGTTTGGGGGGctcagctgctgtcccctctgttcTCCCATCTGACCCTCCACTCtgggaggaagcagagcagaactctgtgcctcagtttccctagGTGGAAAGGGACCTTGGGAGATGTCCAGAGGGACAGCTCTCCACGGGGAAGAAATGTCCCACCTTGGGGACACATGGAACAGTGGCTGGAACAGCTCATCCCACCTCACCCCTCTCCACCATGTGCTCCTGGTGGCACCCAGCCACTGGTGGCAGTGGGTGGCTTTGGTGTGAGGAGTTTGTCAGtcctctgtgctggggaaggtggTGACAGCAGCGGGCACAGCggctggtgcagcccaggacgGGTACCTTGAAGAGCTTGGAGGCGTAGACATCGTCCATGTCGATGTTGAGCATCCTCAGCATGCTCTTCACCTCCCTGAAGGACATCTTGTTGTCCTTGTTCCTGTCTGCTCGCTGCAGGACCCCATGGATCCAACTGCACCAGGATAAGGAAACCTCCTGGCGTCACTCGCAGCTGTCTCCACCCTGTCCCCGAGCCCCCAGAGCTCCCTCGAAGGATACTGGTCGAGCTTCTCCATCTGGCTCATGGCCTGCAGCCGCCCCATCAGCTTGGTGAGCCCCTGCACCCAGTGCCGGGCGTCCTCCTCGCCGCGGGCGGCCAGGTCGAGGTTCTTGCGGCGGCCCTTGAAGGCGAGGGTGAAGCAGTGGCGCTCGGGGAAGGCGGCCCCGTGCTGGCGCAGCCCCTCGGACTGGCGACCCTCGCGCACCCGCTCGATGTGCGCCACCGAGACTGCGGGGACACGCGCGGGGTGGGGAGGGACGATGGGCGCGCTCCCCCGGCGGGTCACCCACCCGCGGGCATCCTGCAAGACAGCCCGGCTGCTGAGGGACACCCGCGCGTCCCCGCAGGGGACAGGGCTCGGCTCCTGCCGCTGCCTCAGCCGGGCTTAACCCGCTAATCCCAGGCGAGACAGGAGCCGTGGCCGCTGTCCCTGCGGGGACGGGGACGCTGGCACGGGATGGAGCCGCCCTGCAGCGGTGCCAGCTTCAGGCTCCCATCCCAGATGAGAGGGTGGGAAGAGGCGGGTGACGCCGGGGAGGGGGACAGAGTCTGGCCGGGATGGAGACGGGACCTTGTGCTGACCCCAGGGCGggtggggaggggtgggggctCTTACAGCTGCGCATGGGGTGtactgggaggcactgggaagTGTTGGAGGGCTCTGGGAGCCACTGCGTGTTCACTGTTGGAGTTCAAGGACAGGGTGAGGGTCCATATTCTGGGCTGGATTCATATCTCGGGTGAAGGTCTGGATCCCAGGCTTGGGATGCAGGTCCTGGGTTGGGATCTGGCTGCTGGGTGGGAGTCTGGGTCCTGGACTGGGGTCTGAGTGCTGGGGATGTCTGGGTGCTGGGTGGGGATCTGGGGTCCAGGTCACAGGTGGAGATCCAGGCAGGGATCTGGGTCCCAGGAGGCATCTAGGTCACAGGTGGGGGTCTGGGTGGGGTCTGGGTTGTGGAGTTCCATGTCCCAGAGTGGGTTCTTATTAGGGGATTTGGGTTGTGGGCTGGGGTCTGGGTCCTGGGTTGGGGTCTGGAACTCAGGAGAGGTCTGTGTTCTGGGTGAGGATCCAGGTCTTGGGTGGGGGTCTGGGAAGTGGGCTGTGGTCAGGGTCCAAGGTGGGGCTCCAGGTGGGGTTCTGGATGCTGGAAATGGATTGGGGTCCTGGGTGAGGGTCCAGGTCCTGGTGTAGGGTCTGGATCCCAAGTGGGACTCCTGGATTGGGGTGTGGGTCTCACATGGTGTCGGGATTCTGTGTGGGAGTCCAGGTCTCAGGCTGTGGACTAGGTCCTGGATTGGGATTCAGGTCCCTGGTGAGTCTAGGTCCTTGTTGGGGGTCtaggggtgggtttggggcactgcccaggtcctgcccctccctgcagctcatgGCAGTGCAGGATgtgccccagtgtccccaagcCCCACGGGACAGTGCCAGCActcacagctctggggagagTGGGTGCGCCTGAAGCGTCCCTCGAAGCAGACGGTGACCCCGTCCTCCTGCAGGCGGAACAGCCGCTCCCTGTAGCCCCCCTTGGCCTTGACCTTCCACAGCAGGGACCCCTGGAGCATCCGCTGCACATCCTCGTCCTCCGTCAGGCCTGCGGGGACCAGCCTGGGCTGccgggggctctgggggcactgggggtaCTGCAGGGTCTAAGGGGGCACTGGGGGTTCGGGCTGGGAGGGGGGGGTTGGTGCACATCTGTGTGCACATCTGTATCCTGTGGGATGGCATGGGACAAAAGGGACAGGAGGAacaggagggatgggatgggatgggatgggatgggatgggatgggatgggatgggatgggatgggatgggatgggatgggatgggatgggatgggatgggatgggatgggatgggatgggatgggatgggatgggatgggatgggatgggatgggacaggagaGGGTGAGATGGACAGGACAGGCTGATGGGATGGGATGTGAATGGCACAATGTGACAATGCAGATGGGACAAGATGGGACAAGATGGGACAAGATGGGACAagatgggatgggatgtgaATGGCACAATGTGACAATGCAGATGGGACAAGATGGGACAAGATGGGACAGGTAGGATTGGACAGGAAGGGGTGGGGCAGACTGGACTGAATGGGACAGAGTGGGCAGGACAAACATGACAGGACAGggtgggacagggcaggcagggacaggatggGGCACATGGGAcagaggagatgggatggaGTGGAGCAAACAGGTTGAGATGGGGCAgaatgggctgggatgggatggcatGGGACACCATAGGACACCATAGGACAGGGCAGACAGGGCAGCATGGGATGTGATGGGACAGACGGGATGGAACAAGAATGGGCTGGAATGGGACAGGACAGGCAGAAGAGGACAGACAGGACCAGCCCCTCCCCTTGGGCCCCTTTGGAGCACAGTGTGGCTGGTCaggggggacaggacaggacacagcagtggcacagcccagctgctaAATCCCAGCAAAGCCTCCCAGATCCTGCATGGAGAGTGCCAGGAcggtgccagcagcagagctcaggctggGAACAATGACAGGGTGGACTCGGGGGACTCGCGGGCCCATGCCTCAGCCAGGACTTTTCCATCTATTCACAGAGTGGttatttcctcccttttttgttttggcagTCATTCCTAACATCTCCAGTAGCCACATCCTGCTCTGGATGGAGATTCCACTCCTGGGATGGGAAAGGGTTTTGGGGCTCCCAGGGACATCCTGAGCCAGCCACGGCCTCGGGGTGGCTGCCAGCACCTCCAAGGTGCAGGATGGAGGGCAGGTATGGACActggcagggatgcaggggggTGTGCACACATGGGCACAGGTCcatgggcacagggatggacacCTGGAATGTCACATCCACGGGCACAGGTGTGTGGATGCACAGGGTGCATTGTGCACGTGGAGGCACAGACACAAGGACACAGGGATGCATGGATGAAGAGATGCAGGCATGTATGGGTACACGGATCTGCAGATGCAGGGACAGATGAACACATGGATGTTCAGGTAGGTGGATCCACAGGTGCACGGGTGCATGGATACCTGCACATGTGGATGCATGGACACAGATGCTCAGTCACGTGGAATCACAGGTGCACGAGGACACAGGGATGCACTGATACACAGATGCATGGAGACATGGGAGCAGGGATGCATGGATGCACAGGTGCATGGATGCACTGCTGCCAGGACTCATGGACATGTGGCCATGTGGATGTGCAAGCTTTGGGGTGCATGGACAGGCAGACACATGGTGGTGCAAGGATACAGGGGTGGGTGCTCCAAGGCACTGAGGGATGCATGGACATACAGGtgctgggatgcagggacagaTGGACACACAGATGACGGATATAGAGGTGCAGGGACAGacggacacagggacacacagacagacacaggacacacagacacacacggACACATGGAGCTGCAAGGCACACAGCCCCGTGTCCAAAGCCACGGGCACAAGGCCAGAGCTGGCCCTTCCCACTGCTCCCCCTGCGGACCAGGCTGGCCGCTCCCAGGGACAcaccctggccctgcagggcaccCACTGCCCCTGCTTAGGCTAGCAAACCCCAGGTGCCCACTGTGCCTGGGCAGCACCCCTgagtggggaaactgaggcagggtgTTGGGGACCATCCCAGGGAGTGGGACCTGAGCCTTGGGGACAGGAAATACCCTGAGCAAGGGGGCTCCTGTCACCTGTGATGTGGCCAAACCCtgaccctgctgtcccccaaCGGCTGGGGCGATACACAGCTATTTTGGGGTGGCCTTGGGGACCCCTCCCATCCCAGGGGACCCTTCCCTGTGTGAGGGAACCCGTCCACCCGGGGGACCCTCCCTACCAGGGGGGCCCTTCTGTCCCTGGGGGCCcccaccctgccatgggggcccccaccctgccatgggtacCTATTCCTGCTGCAAGGGTCCCCACCCACTTCGGGACCCTCCCAGGCACGGAGATCCCTCCCGGACCCCTCTGGCAC contains:
- the PLCD3 gene encoding 1-phosphatidylinositol 4,5-bisphosphate phosphodiesterase delta-3 isoform X1, which codes for MICGRKARPAAGQLRAPSDGAGGSCRPGRALKKMGLTEDEDVQRMLQGSLLWKVKAKGGYRERLFRLQEDGVTVCFEGRFRRTHSPQSFSVAHIERVREGRQSEGLRQHGAAFPERHCFTLAFKGRRKNLDLAARGEEDARHWVQGLTKLMGRLQAMSQMEKLDHWIHGVLQRADRNKDNKMSFREVKSMLRMLNIDMDDVYASKLFKECDHSGNERLEGRELEEFCRRLLRRPELEELFGRYSGEDRVLSAEELQDFLRDQGEDCSLRQARAIIRTYELNEKAKRQDLMMLDGFMMYLLSAAGDILNQEHTKVHQDMSQPLSHYFISSSHNTYLTRTQIGGTSSTEAYVRALRAGCRCVELDCWEGPDGEPVVYHGHTLTSKILFRDVIESIRDSAFEKSPYPVILSLENHCGLEQQATMARHMKAILGERLLTQPLQGQDPQHLPSPEQLKEKILVKGKKLPELWQEPQGITSLLDPEEEEEEEEEEEEEKVQERSPRRSLQSLQEIKPLQAKDASQVSPELSALVVYCQAVPFPGLAQALRHPQPCQISSFSERKARKLIKEAGPALIRYNTRQLSRVYPLGLKMNSANYNPQEMWNAGCQLVALNFQTPGYEMDLNAGRFLPNGRCGYVLKPPCLRSAPGEGSRRLALHVRVITAQQLPKLNRDKGSSIVDPFVRVEIHGIPADCAKQQTHHKLNNGFNPRWEETLRFQVRVPELALVRFVVEDYDSTSCNDFVGQFTLPLPSMRQGYRHIHLLSKDGASLSPATLFVHVRCKSL
- the PLCD3 gene encoding 1-phosphatidylinositol 4,5-bisphosphate phosphodiesterase delta-3 isoform X2 codes for the protein MCSGCSRGPCCGRSRPRGATGSGCSACRRTGSPSASRDASGAPTLPRADARGWVTRRGSAPIVPPHPARVPAVSVAHIERVREGRQSEGLRQHGAAFPERHCFTLAFKGRRKNLDLAARGEEDARHWVQGLTKLMGRLQAMSQMEKLDHWIHGVLQRADRNKDNKMSFREVKSMLRMLNIDMDDVYASKLFKECDHSGNERLEGRELEEFCRRLLRRPELEELFGRYSGEDRVLSAEELQDFLRDQGEDCSLRQARAIIRTYELNEKAKRQDLMMLDGFMMYLLSAAGDILNQEHTKVHQDMSQPLSHYFISSSHNTYLTRTQIGGTSSTEAYVRALRAGCRCVELDCWEGPDGEPVVYHGHTLTSKILFRDVIESIRDSAFEVLRAAHPHAQKSPYPVILSLENHCGLEQQATMARHMKAILGERLLTQPLQGQDPQHLPSPEQLKEKILVKGKKLPELWQEPQGITSLLDPEEEEEEEEEEEEEKVQERSPRRSLQSLQEIKPLQAKDASQVSPELSALVVYCQAVPFPGLAQALRHPQPCQISSFSERKARKLIKEAGPALIRYNTRQLSRVYPLGLKMNSANYNPQEMWNAGCQLVALNFQTPGYEMDLNAGRFLPNGRCGYVLKPPCLRSAPGEGSRRLALHVRVITAQQLPKLNRDKGSSIVDPFVRVEIHGIPADCAKQQTHHKLNNGFNPRWEETLRFQVRVPELALVRFVVEDYDSTSCNDFVGQFTLPLPSMRQGYRHIHLLSKDGASLSPATLFVHVRCKSL